The genomic stretch TATCCGACGATCGAGTCGTTCCGGTTCGGGCAGGAGATCGAATTCACGTACGTACCGCATAAGCCGTTTCTCTCATACGTCAGCCGCAGCTGGATCCTGGACGAAGACGGCAACCTCACCCGTCCGGCGGCGCGCGAGACCGGTTATTGGAGACCGCAGCCCGATCACCAAGTCGAAGTGCTGCTGACTCATCCCACCGGTTTCGTCGAGATCTATCTGGGCCAGATCGAGCCGGCTCGAGTCGAACTAGCCACTCGCGGCGTGCTGAAGACCGAGACCGCGAAGGACTACCGCAGTGGCCACCGTCTGTATGGCCTGGTAGACGGCAGCCTGATGTATGTGTACGAAATGTCGGCCATGGGGCAGGAGCTCCAGCCACACCTGTCGGCGGAGCTCAAGCGCGTCACCGGCGGGTCCCAAGCCGCGGACTGACCGGCCCGTTGTGTGCCGGTCCGTTACTCGGCGCCGGTACGGGAAGCTCGCGGGCCGAGCCGGTGTTGCATATGGTCGTGAGTGTGAATCCGTCGTATCGCAGTCCTTTGCTCGACACCTCCGGCGCCGTCCAGGCTCTCGAGCCGGACGAGGGCGTCGCCGCCCACTACGGTGACCCGTTGCGCGAACAGCGGCGCCTGGCGGCCGGTACCGGATTGGTCGATCTCTCGCACCGTGACGTGATCCGGGTATCGGGACCTGACCGGCTGACCTGGCTACATCAGCTCTTGACCCAGCACATGGAACGCCTGCAACCCGGCGAGGCGACCTCGGCCCTGCTGCTTGATGCCAACGGCAGGGTGGAACACGCGCTGTACGGCGTTGACGACGCGGAAGCGATCTGGTTCCACACGGAGCCCGGACAAGCCGAGAGCCTCGTGAGGTATCTGGACTCGATGCGTTTCTGGTCACAGGTCGAAGTCGCCGACGTCACGGATGATTTCGCGATGGTCTGGGAGCCGGTCACCACCGCGGCCGCTCATCTGAGCCGGGTCACCGCACGCGGCCGGGATGTATTCGTTCCGCGGTCACAGCTACGGAGTTACGTGGGCGACGAGTCCGGACTGGCAGGCATTTGGGCCTACGAAGCACTACGAATCGAGGCGGGCGAAGCTCGCTTGGGCCGGGAAACCGACGAGCGCACGATCCCGCACGAGGTTGCCTGGATCGACTCAGCGGTCCACCTGGACAAAGGCTGCTACCGCGGCCAGGAGACGGTGGCGCGGGTACACACCCTCGGACGGCCGCCTCGCCGGATGGTCATGCTGCATCTCGACGGCTCGGTGGACCACCTGCCGGAGCATGGCGACGAGGTCAAGGCCGGCGAGCGGACCGTTGGCTTCGTCGGATCGGCTGCGCGGCATCACGAACTCGGGCCGATCGCCCTGGCTGTGATCAAGCGCAACGTCCCGGTGGACGCACCCCTTGATGCCGGAGGTGTCGCGGCGTCGCAGGAAGTCGTTGTCGACCCCGAGATTGGCTTGCACGTACGCCCGCAGCTCCGGTGAAATGAGGTGCCTCGGCGCCCGGTGGCCGTGACCCGACTCGCACCGCTCAGCCACGGGCGTCGCCGTGCGCACCGTGATCAGTTCGGAGGGTGTTCCGGCTTGCGCCAGCCGTGCCGAGGTTCGTATCCAAGGATCCGCCGAGCCTTGTCGATGCTCAGTAGTGTCTCGTGACTGTCCAGCGCCTTCTTCCTGGGTATATCCGGATAGATCGCGTCTAGCAGATCGTCGTTGCCTGCCTCCATGACCGAGTCGGCATTGGCGATCACGAACACCTCCGCTCCGGTGATGTCGGATTCGAGCGCCAGCCGCATCGCCTGTGCCGCGTCTCGCGCGTCGATGTAGCTCCACAGGTTCCACTTCCGGAGCCCGGGCTCGTCCTGGAAATCCGCGAAGCGGACGTAGTCGTCCGGCTCCATCACATTGGAAAGCCGCAGGCCGATGATCTTGAGTTCTGGGTCCCATCGGCAGAATTGCTTGGCCATCTCCTCGCCGAGGAGCTTGGACAACGAGTATGCGCTTTCCGGTCGCCCTGGGTACTCCTCGTCCACCGGGACGTACGGCGGGTGCACATCGAACGGCAGCCCGAGGACGGTCTCGCTCGAGGCCCAGACCACATTCTTGATGCCCAGCTGCCGGGCCGCCTCGAACACGTTGTACGTGCTGACCGTATTGACGCTGAAGGTGACTGGATTGGAGGCCAGGCCGGGGGCGGGAATGGCGGCGAGATGCACGATGCCGGTGACGCCGGAGACCCGCTCGTCGATGCCGCCGAGCGCGGAGACCGCCTGGCCGAAATCGGTCAGATCAACACGAGTGTGCCGGACGGTGGGGTCGGCCGGCGGCACAAGGTCGACGGAAGTGACGTCGTACCCGTGCTCGGTCAGGTCGGCGACGCAAGCGCGGCCCGCCTTGCCGCTGCCACCCGTGACGATGATCATGTTCTCTGCCTTTCGTCGGCAAAAGTCCGGTGCGTTGGTGGTTGGTTGCTCAGGCGTCGAGGATGAGGGTCACCGGGCCGTCGTTGACGAGGCTGACCTTCATGTCCGCCCCGAACACACCCGTCTCCACCTTGGCGCCCAGCTTCCCCAGGGCCGCGGCGAATGCGGTCACCAGCGGCTCTGAGACCGAGCCCGGGGCGGCGGCGCTCCATGACGGCCGCCGTCCCTTCCTGGTGTCGGCGTACAAGGTGAACTGACTGACGACGAGGATCGGCGCGGACACGTCGGACGCGGACTTCTCCCCGTCGAGGATGCGCAGATCCCACACCTTACGCGCCAGCTTGGCGGCGGTCTCCTCGTCGTCGTCGTGTGTGACACCGAGCAAGACGAGCAATCCCTGGCCCGAAGCGCCGGCTGCTCCGGCCGCCGGATCTGGGCCGCCAGGTTCGCTCCCGGGATAGATGGCGCCGGCTACCTCGCCGCCCACGCGGACCGATGCCGACGTCACACGCTGAACTACAGCTCGCATGAGCACGATCCTGTCACCAGCCGGAGCGACACCGCCGACCGGCCGCGCGCGACGTCCGATTCCCGCCGGAACGTCGCTGCTCAGCTTGCCAATATCGACTTCATGAACAGCACACATCTGAACAAACTCAGCGGCAAGATCGCCTTCGTCACCGGGGGCGGCAGGGGCATCGGAGCTGCCGTCGCCGCACGGTTGGCAGCCGACGGGGCGGATGTCGCCATCACCTACCTCAACGACAAAGACAGCGCTACGGCAGTCGTGGACGCGATCCGGGAACGTGGGGGACGGGCGGTGGCCCTGCACGTCGACAGCAGCGACGCCGCCGGGCTGGTAGACGCGGTCAACCAGGCCGCGGGCGAGCTTGGAGGGCTGGACATCTTGATCAACAACGCGGCTTTGTACCCAGTGGTTCCGATGGCCGATGCTGGGCTGGAGGAGCTCGACCGAACCCTGTCCGCCAACGTGCGCGGGCCGTTCATCGCAGCCCAGGCGGCCGCGGCGCACATGGCAGAAGGCGGCCGGATCATCAACATCGGCAGCAACGTCGTTGAGTACCTGCCGTTCCCGGGCCACAGCCTGTACGCCATGAGCAAGACGGCGCTTGTCGGTATGACGAAGGGTATGGCGCGTGATCTCGGGCCACGCGGTATCACGGTGAACCTCGTGAATCCTGGTCTGAAGCCGCCACGACTGCGTCCTGCGACGCGAGCGCTCCAGGGCACGCTTTGCAGGACGCAATCGGCGTCTGCCTCGACGATGCGAGCCGCTGTGCGACGATCGCACCATGTCGACTGATCCAGTGGTGATGGCCGAGGTCGTGCGCTCCGGGATGGTGGAGTCGCGGCACCGGGGGTCGATCATCGCGCTAGCCGCAGACGGTTCGGTGGCGTTTCGCGAGGGCCCCACCGATCGTTTGATGTATCCGCGCTCTGCCAGCAAGCCGGTGCAGGCAGTGGCCATGGCCCGGCTGGGTGCGCCGCTCGACGGCGAGTTGTTGGCGCTCGCGGCCGCCAGCCACTCCGGCGAGGCATTCCACCTCGACGGTGCTCGCCGGATTCTGCAGAAGGCCGGTTTGGAGGAGTCGGCGCTGCGGAACACACCGGACTGGCCGCTGGACGAGACCTTTCGGAACGCAGCCATCCGACATGGCGAGCAGCCGTCGGCCATCGCTGCCAACTGTTCAGGCAAACATGCGGCGATGCTTTTGACCTGTGTGGTCAATGGGTGGTCCACCCAGGACTACCTGGCTGCCGGTCATCCGCTGCAGCGAGCGATCAGCGACACCCTGGGCGAACTGTCCGGGGATGCGGTCGGGCATACCGGCGTGGACGGCTGTGGTGCGCCGCTGTATGCCATCACGCTGGCTGGTGTGGCCCGGATGTTCCGCACGTTGGCGGTGGCGGCGCTTGACTCGCCGGAGCGCCGCGTCGTGAGTTCGATTCAGGCGCACCCGGAGTACACAAGCGGCACGAGGCGCGACGAAGCGAAGCTGATCAGTGCCGTTCCGGGCCTGTTCGGCAAGTCTGGTGCCGAAGGTGTGTACGCGGTGGCGCTGGACGACGGCCGGGCGGTCGCCCTGAAGATCGAGGACGGCAACTCGCGGGCGCGCCCGGTGGTCATGGCGGCGGCATTGCGCCGGCTGGGTGTTGAGGCGTCCGTGCTCGACGAACTGATCAGCACCCCGGTGCTCGGCGGCGGCCGGCCGGTCGGCGAGATTCGCCCTTGCGTTTAGCTGGGCGGGCGAAGCCGGATGCCCTACCTGCGTATACGCGCGACGACGGCGCGCAGCACCAGCATCATCGCGAGCAGCAACGTTCCCAAGCCGACCAAACGTGCCGGCAGCGACAAGGCCAGTGCGATGCACAACACGAGTCCGAGTCCGGACAGCCAGCGTGGCCACCGCCGTTCCTCGGCACTCAGTCGCCACGCCGCGAGATTGGCCACGGCGTAGTACACCAGCACGGCGAAGGCACTGATCGACAAGGTTTGCACCAGATCACCGGAGAGCACGGCCAACGCGGTGACGATTCCGGCTCCTAGCTCGGCGAGGTGGGGCACTTTGCGGGTCGGGTGCACAGCGGCCAGCACGCGTGGGAGGTCACCCTCGGCCGCCATGGCGAACGATGTCCGCCCGACGCCGGCGAGCAGAGACAGTAGCGCTCCCAGGGCGGCGACACCCGCGCCGGCCGTGACAACAGGGACCAGCCACCCGGCGTCAGCTGTCTCGGCCACCGCTCGCAGCGGCTGTTCGGAAGCCGCGGCCCCCTCCGTTCCGAGGACGGCGAGGACGACGGCTCCGACCGCGACGTACAAAAGGAAGACGAGCAGCAGGCCGATGGTCACCGCGCGGGGGATCGAGCGTGCCGGATCGCGAACCTCCTCTCCGAGCACCGTGATCCGGGCGTAACCGGCGAAGGCGTAGAAGAGGACGGCCGCCGAGGCCAGCACGCCGAGTGGCCCGACGTCGTCGAGGGGTGTGGTCAGTTCCGGTGCGTCACCGGTGCCCACGAGGCCGCCGACGCTGACCGCAACGAGCACGGCGAGCACTGCCGCCAGGATGATGCGTGCGGTCCGAGCGGTCTTCTGGACCCCGGCAAGGTTGATCGTCGTCAGGAACACGACGGCGCCGAGGGCCACGGCGGTCGCGTGCTCCGGCCACAAATATGTCCCAACGGCCAGCGCGGCCGTGGCACATGAAGCGATCTTGCCCACGACGAACGCGTAGCCGGCCAGGGCACCCCAGTGTGGACCAAGCCGTTCTCGCCCATAGTGGTAGGCACCCCCAGCTCGGGGATGTACCGCGGCCAGTTGCGCGGTCGACGTGGCATTGCAGAACGCCGCGACAGCCGCAATGCCCAGGCCGAGCATCAGCCAGGAACCGGCCTGCTCGGCCGCCGGCTGCCAGACCACGAACACGCCCGTGCCGATCATGGCGCTGAGCCCGATGACGACGGCGTCGGCCGTGCCGAGCCGGCGCGAGAGCCGGGATTCTGGTGGGGTCACGCCCCCATTCTCGCCTTTGGCGCGTTGCCTCCCGCCAATGGGACCGGGACGGAACCAGCGACGGCGGGTACCTTTTCGGGGGTGAGTAGGCCGGAGGGGTGACCGGTCTTTTCACCCCGCATGCCGCTGTCGGCCCCCCGGTCGTCCTCTCGTAACCTGGCCCGATGGGTTTGCCGCGCCGATTGCCGTTCCGATTTGGAGTTCCCGTCCTGGTGGCGGGGGTGGCCTTTGCATCGCTGGCGGCGGCGCCGATCCACGGCACGGTCCTCCCGCTGCGCGCTGACGGGCTGGCGATCGGCCACGACGGCTCGCCCGTGGTGGTTCAGGCCAACAGCGGCGCCGAGTATCACGAAGGCACCAGCGTGCTGTCGACCGTGGGCCGTGATGAACCGGCCTGGGAATCGGCCGCCGCTGAGCAAGCATGGTTCAATGCCGGCACACCGCCGTCCGGGGCGTACGCGGACATGGCCGAGCGCGCGATTCGCGACATCAGGCTGCTCACCGACTCGACCGGTGCCGCGATCGCGGCACCGGTCACCGCTTGGCGGCATGTGTGGCCCCGCGATGCGGCCTTCGTGACGGCCGCGTTGGCCACGACCGGGTACCACTATGACGCCGCCCTCGTACTCAGCTTTCTTGCCGGCGTGGCCCCCGAGGACGGCTTGTGGGAGGCGCGGTACCGAAGCGACGGCTCCGGCCCGGTCAGCGACGGGCGCGCACCTCAGATGGACGGTGCCGGCTGGGTACCGTGGGCCACCTGGCTGGCGGTCGAATCCGCGCCCGATCCGGCGCATGCCGCCGCGGTGACCCGGATGATGGCTCCGGCGGTGATCGCTTCGGCCGATGCGATCACGGCTTCGATCGGTGACGACGGCCTGCCGGAGCCGTCGTCGGATTACTGGGAGCGACCCGAGACCGAGGTCACGATCGGCACTGTTGCTCCCATGTCGCTCGGATTGCGCTCGGCTATTGCGCTGGCGCCGGGCCTGGACGTCGATCCCGAGCCTTGGCGGCAGGCCGCGCTCGATCTCGAGGCGGCGATCGATCGGGAGTTCGGTCCTCACGGATACCCGCGGACCGCTCCGGA from Phytoactinopolyspora mesophila encodes the following:
- a CDS encoding amino acid permease, translating into MTPPESRLSRRLGTADAVVIGLSAMIGTGVFVVWQPAAEQAGSWLMLGLGIAAVAAFCNATSTAQLAAVHPRAGGAYHYGRERLGPHWGALAGYAFVVGKIASCATAALAVGTYLWPEHATAVALGAVVFLTTINLAGVQKTARTARIILAAVLAVLVAVSVGGLVGTGDAPELTTPLDDVGPLGVLASAAVLFYAFAGYARITVLGEEVRDPARSIPRAVTIGLLLVFLLYVAVGAVVLAVLGTEGAAASEQPLRAVAETADAGWLVPVVTAGAGVAALGALLSLLAGVGRTSFAMAAEGDLPRVLAAVHPTRKVPHLAELGAGIVTALAVLSGDLVQTLSISAFAVLVYYAVANLAAWRLSAEERRWPRWLSGLGLVLCIALALSLPARLVGLGTLLLAMMLVLRAVVARIRR
- a CDS encoding heme-binding beta-barrel domain-containing protein, which codes for MIEVPDDLHPDCVPIAWLLGRWEGAGLGDYPTIESFRFGQEIEFTYVPHKPFLSYVSRSWILDEDGNLTRPAARETGYWRPQPDHQVEVLLTHPTGFVEIYLGQIEPARVELATRGVLKTETAKDYRSGHRLYGLVDGSLMYVYEMSAMGQELQPHLSAELKRVTGGSQAAD
- the dtd gene encoding D-aminoacyl-tRNA deacylase, with product MRAVVQRVTSASVRVGGEVAGAIYPGSEPGGPDPAAGAAGASGQGLLVLLGVTHDDDEETAAKLARKVWDLRILDGEKSASDVSAPILVVSQFTLYADTRKGRRPSWSAAAPGSVSEPLVTAFAAALGKLGAKVETGVFGADMKVSLVNDGPVTLILDA
- a CDS encoding YgfZ/GcvT domain-containing protein — protein: MVVSVNPSYRSPLLDTSGAVQALEPDEGVAAHYGDPLREQRRLAAGTGLVDLSHRDVIRVSGPDRLTWLHQLLTQHMERLQPGEATSALLLDANGRVEHALYGVDDAEAIWFHTEPGQAESLVRYLDSMRFWSQVEVADVTDDFAMVWEPVTTAAAHLSRVTARGRDVFVPRSQLRSYVGDESGLAGIWAYEALRIEAGEARLGRETDERTIPHEVAWIDSAVHLDKGCYRGQETVARVHTLGRPPRRMVMLHLDGSVDHLPEHGDEVKAGERTVGFVGSAARHHELGPIALAVIKRNVPVDAPLDAGGVAASQEVVVDPEIGLHVRPQLR
- a CDS encoding NAD-dependent epimerase/dehydratase family protein, with protein sequence MIIVTGGSGKAGRACVADLTEHGYDVTSVDLVPPADPTVRHTRVDLTDFGQAVSALGGIDERVSGVTGIVHLAAIPAPGLASNPVTFSVNTVSTYNVFEAARQLGIKNVVWASSETVLGLPFDVHPPYVPVDEEYPGRPESAYSLSKLLGEEMAKQFCRWDPELKIIGLRLSNVMEPDDYVRFADFQDEPGLRKWNLWSYIDARDAAQAMRLALESDITGAEVFVIANADSVMEAGNDDLLDAIYPDIPRKKALDSHETLLSIDKARRILGYEPRHGWRKPEHPPN
- a CDS encoding glycoside hydrolase family 15 protein; translation: MGLPRRLPFRFGVPVLVAGVAFASLAAAPIHGTVLPLRADGLAIGHDGSPVVVQANSGAEYHEGTSVLSTVGRDEPAWESAAAEQAWFNAGTPPSGAYADMAERAIRDIRLLTDSTGAAIAAPVTAWRHVWPRDAAFVTAALATTGYHYDAALVLSFLAGVAPEDGLWEARYRSDGSGPVSDGRAPQMDGAGWVPWATWLAVESAPDPAHAAAVTRMMAPAVIASADAITASIGDDGLPEPSSDYWERPETEVTIGTVAPMSLGLRSAIALAPGLDVDPEPWRQAALDLEAAIDREFGPHGYPRTAPDGGLDAAVSFLAPPFAPASESVRRAVLATESALRVPNGGHKPGEIWAKDVNVGWTPETAMLALALAGHGDHADARRLLDFLDLHRTGLGALPEKVDASGRPASVAPLGLTGAIVILTLIEMERGVPVVPAVL
- a CDS encoding SDR family NAD(P)-dependent oxidoreductase, translating into MNSTHLNKLSGKIAFVTGGGRGIGAAVAARLAADGADVAITYLNDKDSATAVVDAIRERGGRAVALHVDSSDAAGLVDAVNQAAGELGGLDILINNAALYPVVPMADAGLEELDRTLSANVRGPFIAAQAAAAHMAEGGRIINIGSNVVEYLPFPGHSLYAMSKTALVGMTKGMARDLGPRGITVNLVNPGLKPPRLRPATRALQGTLCRTQSASASTMRAAVRRSHHVD
- a CDS encoding asparaginase; protein product: MSTDPVVMAEVVRSGMVESRHRGSIIALAADGSVAFREGPTDRLMYPRSASKPVQAVAMARLGAPLDGELLALAAASHSGEAFHLDGARRILQKAGLEESALRNTPDWPLDETFRNAAIRHGEQPSAIAANCSGKHAAMLLTCVVNGWSTQDYLAAGHPLQRAISDTLGELSGDAVGHTGVDGCGAPLYAITLAGVARMFRTLAVAALDSPERRVVSSIQAHPEYTSGTRRDEAKLISAVPGLFGKSGAEGVYAVALDDGRAVALKIEDGNSRARPVVMAAALRRLGVEASVLDELISTPVLGGGRPVGEIRPCV